The genomic DNA CTGACCGGGTTGCTCGGTATTCCGGCAGGTAACGCCCCGCTTGGCGCATCATCCATACTGGTGTGTAATCCACCGGTTGCTTTAACAAAGCGCGCAAGTAACAATCATTTTTTAATTCAGTCATTTTTTAGATCTTAGTCCCTTACTATAGATGCGTTATATTAACACTTTTCACTTATTGGCAATATTTAAGGATTGCGCGTTTGATCATATTATGCGCACTTAAAACCACGATTTAATGTATTACGCCTAGTGCACAGAACCTCTATAGCGATTTGATCAGATCAACTGTTGAGTTAATTAACGCTTTAGCGATAGTGCCATCTGGAGCCACTTCAGGTAACTCATCGTAATCAAACCATTTGGCATCGCTCAATTCTTTATAATCGGGCTTCACGTCTCCTGCTTGATAATCGGCGAGAAAACCCATCATCATACTGCTCGGAAACGCCCATGGCTGACTACTGAAATAACGAATATTTTGTACATCAATACCCGTTTCTTCTTTTACTTCGCGCGCGACGCACTGCTCTAAGGTCTCTCCTACCTCAAGAAAACCGGCAATGACTGTATACATATTGCCTTTGTGTCTTGGGTGCTGCGCCAATAAAATTTGTTTATCTTTACGCACGGCAACAATGACACAAGGAAAGATACGAGGATAGTGTAACGTGCGACATTGCTGGCACTGCATTGCCAACTGATTATGGTTAAACCGATTTCGACCACCGCATTGGCCACAAAAGCGCATGGTTTGCGTC from Vibrio rarus includes the following:
- the nudC gene encoding NAD(+) diphosphatase, with the translated sequence MLKKSKHQSAAYWLVVNGSDVWLRDGQLPLGDGNELGDAVVKAIDIGCYKDHPVYWLNDNDVESALPMVSLRELLHLPEALFLLVSKAVQYGHMTQTMRFCGQCGGRNRFNHNQLAMQCQQCRTLHYPRIFPCVIVAVRKDKQILLAQHPRHKGNMYTVIAGFLEVGETLEQCVAREVKEETGIDVQNIRYFSSQPWAFPSSMMMGFLADYQAGDVKPDYKELSDAKWFDYDELPEVAPDGTIAKALINSTVDLIKSL